Proteins from a genomic interval of Brucella intermedia LMG 3301:
- the mfd gene encoding transcription-repair coupling factor: MPVFSKLGLKSSSASGANRHIVIDGVADGYEAFCLIRLVEEIGERGPIMYIVRDGQRIADLEQVLSFVAPDMPVLHLPAWDCLPYDRVSPGADAAARRLTALGALAALRKAPHPAIILTTANAVLQKLPPQAAIAEQVISARPGNQLDMNDLASRLERNGFERVSTVRDIGEFAVRGGILDLYAPGAEEPLRLDFFGDTLETIRAFDPASQRTTGTRKEFVLQPMSEITLSPDMISRFRKNYVAMFGAPQRDDALYQAISEGRRFAGMEHWLPLFYDRLDTVFDHADDMPVVFDHLVHEALTERHTMVVDHYEARLRQAEGKEPGSDAVPYKPVKPETLYLTPSEVEKHAEAGGMRIDLTPFGAPEVTGRTIVHADVHKGRSFAEERAATDVNLFEAVVKHIAELRASGKKVLVAAWTEGSLDRLLQVLDEHGLEKIESVDRLSTVKALSRDKVTAAVLAVESGFDAGDLVIVAEQDILGDRLIRRSKRRKRDQDFISEVASLSAGDIVVHVDHGIGRFIGLKTITAAGAPHDCLEIHYAGDDRLFLPVENIELLSRYGSEGSDAVLDKLGGGAWQMRKAKLKKRLLEIAGQLIQIAAERQMRGAPVMTPPDGLYAEFAARFPYDETDDQLTAIESVADDLAAGKPMDRLICGDVGFGKTEVALRAAFIAAMSGVQVAVVVPTTLLSRQHFKTFSKRFHGLPINVAHASRLVGTKELAAAKKGLEDGTVDIVVGTHALLGNSIKFKNLGLLIIDEEQHFGVKHKERLKELKSDVHVLTLSATPIPRTLQLALTGVRELSLITTPPVDRMAVRTFVSPFDPLVIRETLLRERYRGGQSFYVCPRISDLGEIEEFLKTHVPELKVAVAHGQMAPGVLDDIMNAFYDGQYDVLLSTTIVESGLDIPTANTMIVHRADMFGLAQLYQLRGRVGRSKQRAFALFTLPAGKMLTQMAERRLKVLQSLDTLGAGFQLASHDMDIRGAGNLLGEEQSGHIKEVGFELYQQMLEEAVATLKGTIEVEDSQWSPQIAIGTAVMIPEAYVPDLQLRLGLYRRLADLEEPQDIDAFGAELIDRFGPMPEEVQHLLKIVYIKALCRRANVEKLDAGPKGVVIQFRNATFANPVGLVKMIGEQGSMAKIRPDQSIVFIRDWATPEKRLNGSAVIMTQLAKIATGG; the protein is encoded by the coding sequence ATGCCCGTTTTCAGCAAACTAGGTCTCAAGTCCTCCAGCGCATCCGGGGCAAATCGTCATATCGTGATCGACGGCGTCGCCGACGGTTATGAGGCGTTCTGTCTTATCCGTCTGGTGGAAGAGATCGGCGAACGCGGGCCGATCATGTATATCGTGCGCGACGGGCAGCGCATTGCGGATCTGGAACAGGTCTTGAGTTTCGTGGCGCCGGACATGCCGGTACTGCATCTGCCTGCATGGGATTGCCTGCCTTATGATCGCGTGTCGCCGGGAGCGGACGCCGCCGCGCGCAGGCTCACAGCGCTTGGCGCCCTGGCCGCGCTCAGGAAAGCGCCGCATCCGGCAATCATTCTGACCACAGCCAATGCCGTGCTGCAAAAACTGCCGCCACAGGCTGCAATTGCCGAGCAGGTGATTTCTGCGCGCCCCGGCAACCAGCTGGACATGAACGATCTGGCATCCCGGTTGGAGCGCAACGGCTTCGAGCGCGTTTCCACCGTGCGCGACATCGGCGAATTTGCGGTGCGTGGCGGTATTCTCGATCTTTATGCGCCGGGCGCGGAAGAGCCGCTCAGGCTCGATTTCTTCGGGGATACGCTGGAGACGATTCGCGCTTTCGATCCGGCCTCGCAGCGCACCACCGGCACGCGGAAGGAATTCGTGCTTCAGCCGATGAGCGAAATTACGCTCTCGCCTGACATGATCAGCCGTTTCCGCAAGAATTACGTCGCGATGTTCGGTGCGCCGCAGCGCGATGACGCGCTCTATCAGGCTATCAGCGAAGGCCGCCGCTTTGCCGGGATGGAACACTGGCTGCCGCTGTTCTATGACAGGCTCGACACCGTATTCGATCATGCGGACGATATGCCGGTGGTCTTCGATCATCTTGTCCATGAGGCGCTGACCGAACGCCACACCATGGTTGTCGATCATTACGAGGCGCGGCTGAGGCAGGCTGAAGGCAAGGAACCGGGCAGTGACGCCGTGCCTTACAAGCCGGTGAAGCCGGAAACGCTTTATCTCACGCCATCAGAGGTCGAGAAGCACGCGGAAGCCGGGGGCATGCGCATCGACCTGACGCCGTTCGGTGCGCCGGAAGTTACGGGTCGGACGATTGTTCATGCCGATGTGCATAAGGGCCGCAGCTTTGCCGAGGAGCGCGCCGCCACCGATGTGAACCTGTTCGAGGCGGTGGTGAAGCATATTGCCGAACTGCGGGCGTCGGGCAAGAAGGTGCTGGTTGCTGCCTGGACCGAAGGCTCGCTCGACCGTCTTTTGCAGGTGCTCGACGAACATGGGCTGGAAAAGATCGAATCCGTCGACAGGCTTTCTACCGTCAAGGCGCTGTCCCGCGACAAGGTGACGGCGGCGGTGCTGGCCGTCGAGAGCGGCTTCGATGCGGGCGATCTCGTCATCGTGGCCGAGCAGGATATTCTGGGCGACCGCCTCATCCGCCGCTCCAAGCGCCGCAAGCGGGATCAGGACTTTATCTCGGAGGTTGCCTCACTCAGCGCTGGCGACATTGTCGTCCACGTCGATCACGGTATCGGTCGCTTCATTGGCCTCAAGACGATCACGGCGGCAGGTGCGCCGCATGACTGCCTTGAAATCCATTATGCAGGCGACGACCGGCTGTTCCTGCCGGTTGAAAATATCGAGCTTCTGTCGCGCTATGGTTCGGAAGGCTCGGATGCGGTTCTCGACAAACTTGGCGGCGGCGCATGGCAGATGCGCAAGGCGAAGCTCAAGAAACGCCTGCTTGAGATTGCCGGTCAGCTGATCCAGATCGCTGCCGAACGCCAGATGCGCGGCGCGCCGGTCATGACGCCGCCCGATGGTCTCTATGCGGAGTTTGCAGCTCGCTTTCCGTATGATGAGACCGACGATCAGTTGACGGCCATTGAATCCGTCGCGGACGATCTGGCTGCTGGCAAGCCGATGGATCGCCTGATTTGCGGCGATGTCGGTTTCGGCAAGACAGAAGTGGCGCTGCGCGCTGCCTTCATTGCGGCGATGAGCGGCGTTCAGGTTGCGGTCGTCGTGCCGACGACGCTTCTGTCTCGCCAGCATTTCAAGACCTTCTCGAAACGTTTCCACGGTCTGCCCATCAACGTCGCGCATGCATCGCGGCTCGTGGGGACGAAGGAGCTTGCGGCTGCCAAGAAGGGGCTGGAGGATGGAACCGTCGATATCGTCGTCGGCACCCATGCGCTGCTCGGCAACTCCATCAAGTTCAAGAATCTCGGACTGCTCATCATCGACGAGGAGCAGCATTTCGGCGTCAAGCACAAGGAACGGCTGAAAGAGCTGAAGTCGGATGTGCATGTGCTGACATTGTCCGCCACGCCGATCCCGCGCACCTTGCAGCTTGCGCTGACCGGGGTGCGCGAACTCTCGCTCATCACCACGCCGCCGGTCGATCGCATGGCAGTCCGCACCTTCGTGTCGCCGTTCGATCCGCTCGTCATTCGCGAAACGCTGTTGCGCGAACGCTATCGCGGCGGCCAGAGCTTCTATGTCTGCCCGCGTATTTCCGATCTTGGCGAGATCGAAGAATTCCTGAAAACCCATGTGCCTGAGCTAAAAGTCGCCGTAGCCCACGGCCAGATGGCGCCGGGCGTGCTGGATGACATCATGAACGCCTTCTATGACGGCCAATATGATGTGCTTCTGTCCACGACCATCGTGGAATCCGGCCTCGATATTCCGACGGCCAACACGATGATCGTGCATCGCGCCGATATGTTCGGCTTGGCGCAGCTCTACCAGTTGCGGGGTCGTGTCGGTCGCTCCAAGCAACGCGCCTTCGCGCTGTTCACGCTCCCTGCGGGCAAGATGCTGACGCAGATGGCGGAACGCCGCCTCAAGGTTCTGCAGTCGCTCGACACGCTGGGCGCGGGCTTCCAGCTTGCAAGCCACGACATGGATATTCGCGGGGCAGGCAATCTGCTCGGCGAGGAACAATCCGGCCATATCAAGGAAGTCGGTTTCGAGCTCTACCAGCAAATGCTGGAAGAAGCCGTGGCGACACTCAAGGGCACAATCGAGGTTGAAGACAGCCAGTGGTCGCCGCAGATCGCGATCGGCACGGCGGTAATGATTCCGGAAGCCTATGTGCCCGATCTTCAGCTCCGCCTCGGCCTTTATCGTCGCCTTGCCGATCTGGAAGAGCCGCAGGATATCGATGCCTTTGGTGCGGAACTTATCGACCGTTTTGGCCCGATGCCCGAAGAAGTGCAGCATCTGCTCAAGATCGTTTACATCAAGGCGCTCTGCCGCCGTGCGAATGTCGAGAAGCTCGACGCCGGTCCGAAGGGCGTGGTCATCCAGTTCCGCAATGCCACTTTTGCAAATCCCGTCGGGCTTGTGAAAATGATCGGGGAACAGGGTTCTATGGCCAAGATCAGGCCAGATCAGAGCATTGTTTTCATCCGCGACTGGGCAACACCGGAGAAGCGCCTCAACGGCTCGGCAGTCATCATGACTCAGCTCGCAAAAATTGCTACAGGCGGCTGA
- a CDS encoding succinate dehydrogenase assembly factor 2, with protein sequence MTGSTLATENLDVRRRKLLFRAWHRGMREMDLILGQYADAYIVGFTDPQLDEFEHILEVLDRDLLKWVTGESPIPADYDTPLFRDIVAFRDRIEF encoded by the coding sequence ATGACTGGCAGCACATTGGCGACGGAAAATCTGGATGTACGGCGCCGCAAGCTTCTGTTTCGCGCGTGGCATCGCGGTATGCGCGAGATGGATCTGATCCTTGGACAATATGCGGACGCGTATATTGTGGGCTTCACCGATCCGCAGCTTGATGAGTTCGAGCATATTCTCGAAGTGCTCGACCGCGATCTTCTCAAATGGGTGACGGGCGAGAGCCCGATCCCCGCAGACTACGACACGCCGCTGTTTCGCGATATTGTCGCTTTCCGCGACCGCATAGAATTCTGA